In a genomic window of Deinococcus radiotolerans:
- the ureG gene encoding urease accessory protein UreG has protein sequence MTHQIPTSPLRIGVGGPVGSGKTALLEALCRALRDRYELAVITNDIYTFEDQRILTAAAALPADRIRGVQTGGCPHTAIREDTSLNQEAAEALTAGYPRLELLFIESGGDNLASSFSPELVDAWMFVLDVSGGEKVPRKGGPGVRASDLLVINKTDLAPLVGANLAVMDADARAGRTVGGEVRPFVFTNLKSGDGLMDVIAWIEHDLLFRDVAPPRVGWQGAPV, from the coding sequence ATGACCCATCAGATTCCTACCTCTCCCCTGCGGATCGGCGTGGGCGGCCCCGTCGGGAGTGGCAAGACGGCGCTGCTGGAAGCGCTGTGCCGCGCGCTGCGTGACCGGTACGAACTAGCCGTCATCACGAATGATATCTACACCTTCGAGGACCAGCGGATCCTGACGGCGGCAGCCGCGCTGCCCGCCGACCGCATCCGGGGCGTGCAGACGGGCGGCTGCCCGCACACCGCGATCCGCGAGGACACCTCCCTGAATCAGGAGGCGGCCGAGGCGCTCACCGCCGGGTACCCGCGCCTGGAGCTGCTGTTCATCGAGTCGGGTGGGGATAACCTGGCGTCGTCATTCTCGCCGGAACTTGTGGACGCCTGGATGTTCGTGCTGGACGTCTCCGGTGGTGAGAAGGTGCCGCGCAAGGGAGGTCCGGGCGTGCGCGCGTCGGACCTGCTGGTGATCAACAAGACTGACCTAGCGCCGCTGGTGGGGGCGAACCTGGCAGTCATGGACGCGGACGCGCGGGCCGGCCGGACGGTGGGGGGCGAGGTGCGGCCCTTCGTGTTCACGAACCTGAAAAGCGGGGACGGGCTGATGGACGTCATCGCCTGGATTGAACATGACCTTCTGTTTCGTGACGTCGCCCCGCCCCGTGTCGGGTGGCAGGGAGCACCGGTCTGA
- a CDS encoding urease accessory protein UreF: MSLLRLLQLADSAFPTGAYAFSDGLETLTTRGEVRTPADLTAFLAGQLTHGWGAQDAPACALAWGADPATLAELDDLLDDLKLVPGPRAASTRVGANLRRAATHLWPDILVALPATRHHATTFGALGHALGTPRADTVTAFVSGWLLGRATSATRLMKLGGLDAQRCAAHCDGAAQACVHAALHATPDDLFTFTPHLDVAASEQPGLDARLFQT; the protein is encoded by the coding sequence ATGAGCCTGCTGCGCCTGCTCCAGCTGGCGGATTCGGCGTTCCCGACCGGGGCGTATGCCTTCAGTGACGGGCTGGAGACCCTCACGACGCGCGGCGAGGTGCGCACACCGGCCGACCTGACGGCGTTCCTGGCGGGGCAACTCACGCACGGGTGGGGCGCGCAGGACGCGCCCGCCTGCGCGCTGGCGTGGGGCGCCGACCCCGCCACGCTAGCGGAACTCGACGATCTGCTGGACGACCTGAAGCTCGTGCCGGGCCCGCGCGCGGCGAGCACGCGGGTCGGGGCGAACCTGCGCCGCGCCGCCACACACCTCTGGCCGGACATCCTGGTGGCCCTGCCCGCCACCCGGCACCACGCCACCACGTTCGGCGCGCTCGGGCACGCGCTCGGCACGCCCCGCGCGGATACCGTCACGGCGTTCGTGAGCGGCTGGCTGCTGGGCCGTGCCACCAGCGCCACGCGCCTGATGAAACTCGGCGGGCTGGACGCCCAGCGCTGCGCCGCCCACTGCGACGGGGCCGCGCAGGCCTGCGTCCACGCGGCCCTGCACGCCACGCCGGACGACCTCTTCACCTTCACCCCGCACCTGGACGTCGCCGCCAGTGAGCAGCCCGGCCTGGACGCGCGACTCTTCCAGACGTGA
- the ureE gene encoding urease accessory protein UreE yields MTGELVRVPMTAADRRRVRRRLRAPDGVELLLALPTGTVLSPGTPLEVRGDVTYVVDAAPEDVAVVTPRTLAEAAALGHAVGNLHRDLVPDGGAFLALWDAPLELLLTRLGVPFTREERPFHGRPSWEHEG; encoded by the coding sequence GTGACGGGCGAATTGGTGCGGGTGCCCATGACGGCCGCCGACCGCCGCCGGGTGCGCCGCCGCCTGCGCGCCCCGGACGGCGTGGAACTGCTGCTGGCCCTGCCGACCGGGACGGTGCTGTCGCCGGGCACCCCGCTGGAGGTGCGGGGCGACGTGACTTACGTCGTGGACGCCGCCCCGGAGGACGTGGCGGTCGTCACGCCGCGCACGCTGGCCGAGGCGGCGGCCCTGGGGCACGCGGTGGGCAACCTGCACCGCGACCTCGTGCCGGACGGAGGGGCGTTCCTGGCACTGTGGGACGCCCCGCTGGAACTGCTGCTCACGCGTCTGGGCGTGCCCTTCACGCGAGAGGAACGGCCCTTCCACGGACGCCCGTCCTGGGAGCACGAGGGATGA
- the hypB gene encoding hydrogenase nickel incorporation protein HypB, whose translation MTATKPRIVTVRQHILKANDHTAAENRAAFAAAGVRAINLASSPGAGKTALLERTLRDLAGQVNMAVAVGDLATENDAARLRQHGAQAEQIVTGTICHLDAAMVQAVLPRFDLAGLEVLFLENVGNLVCPSSYDLGEAARAVLISTTEGEDKPLKYPTMFNTADVVVITKMDLADAVGFDRDLCRENIDRARPGVPVIELSSLSGAGLDAWYAFVRGQGV comes from the coding sequence ATGACGGCGACGAAACCGCGCATCGTGACGGTGCGGCAGCACATCCTGAAGGCGAACGACCACACGGCGGCTGAGAACCGCGCGGCCTTCGCGGCGGCGGGCGTGCGGGCGATCAATCTGGCGAGCAGTCCCGGTGCGGGCAAGACGGCGCTGCTGGAACGCACGCTGCGGGATCTCGCGGGGCAGGTGAACATGGCGGTCGCGGTGGGGGACCTGGCGACCGAGAACGACGCGGCGCGGCTGCGGCAGCACGGCGCGCAGGCCGAGCAGATCGTCACGGGGACCATCTGCCACCTGGACGCGGCGATGGTGCAGGCGGTGCTGCCGCGCTTCGATCTGGCGGGGCTGGAGGTGCTCTTCCTGGAGAACGTGGGGAATCTGGTGTGCCCCAGTTCGTACGATCTGGGCGAGGCGGCCCGCGCAGTGCTGATCAGCACCACCGAGGGCGAGGACAAGCCGCTGAAGTACCCGACGATGTTCAACACAGCGGACGTGGTGGTGATCACGAAGATGGACCTTGCGGACGCGGTGGGGTTCGACCGGGACCTGTGCCGGGAGAACATCGACCGGGCGCGGCCCGGCGTGCCGGTCATCGAACTGAGCAGCCTCAGCGGCGCGGGCCTGGACGCGTGGTACGCGTTCGTCCGGGGTCAAGGGGTGTGA
- a CDS encoding hydrogenase maturation nickel metallochaperone HypA/HybF, whose product MHEASIALSLIDVASEVLREHGAARASALTVRVGAWSSVVPEALTAAFPACAAGTPLEGARLSVVTVPGVGECPVHGRVTLDVKRGLRCPACGAPTPTLLAGDELELDEIELAEPDREDL is encoded by the coding sequence CTGATTGACGTGGCGTCGGAGGTGCTGCGTGAGCACGGCGCGGCGCGGGCGTCGGCACTGACGGTACGGGTGGGCGCGTGGTCGAGCGTGGTGCCGGAGGCGCTGACGGCCGCCTTTCCAGCCTGCGCGGCGGGGACGCCCCTGGAGGGCGCGCGCCTGAGCGTCGTGACGGTGCCGGGCGTGGGCGAGTGCCCGGTGCACGGACGCGTGACACTGGACGTCAAAAGGGGCCTGCGCTGCCCGGCGTGTGGCGCGCCCACGCCGACGCTGCTGGCGGGCGACGAGCTGGAACTGGACGAGATCGAACTGGCTGAACCTGACCGGGAGGACCTATGA